Proteins encoded by one window of Ictidomys tridecemlineatus isolate mIctTri1 chromosome 7, mIctTri1.hap1, whole genome shotgun sequence:
- the Gsdmd gene encoding gasdermin-D, with translation MPSAFEGLVRSVVRELDHSRELIPVDSLRSSTSYQPYRLLSRKSPSSWFWRPRYTCVNLSIKDILEPDAPEPELERSGPIHFYDAVDGQLQGTMELGALGQGKISGGAAVSGSSSASMNVCTLRVDPNTWEIMQQERRLRQPEHKILQQLRNRRDNVYVVTEVLQTQEEVKVTQTRKKEGSGQFALPGNMCLQGESQGHLSRKNTVTVPAGSTLAFRVAQLIIGSDWDILFFPDEKQRTFPRTPKGHKPPRGAGSSLKQAFRLSSVLESIHDRLKFLSDGPLEELVVTEDFQGLQAEVQAGSEELEHMEKNLRQQLLRALGRILKDSLALQALESSLEQGLCYGGQVEQLDGPAGAVLECLVLPSRMPVPELAAPVFYLLGALTVLSETQRELLADLLETGTLLEQLKLVEHLLQQSSPWQEQKAISLPPGLLGSSWDKEAPGWTLLEECGLVLQVGAPHVCWEPQAQGPTCALYASLTLLSGLHQEPR, from the exons ATGCCTTCAGCCTTTGAGGGGTTGGTCCGGAGCGTGGTCCGGGAGCTGGACCACAGCAGGGAGCTCATCCCAGTGGACAGTCTTCGGAGCTCTACCAGCTACCAGCCTTACAGACTGCTGAGCAGGAAGTCCCCAAGCTCCTGGTTCTGGAGACCTCGTTATACCTGTGTCAACCTGTCAATCAAGGACATTCTGGAGCCTGATGCCCCAGAACCAG AGTTGGAGCGTAGTGGCCCTATCCACTTCTATGACGCTGTGGACGGCCAGCTGCAAGGCACTATGGAGTTGGGAGCCCTGGGACAAGGGAAGATCTCAGGTGGAGCTGCAGTGTCCGGCAGCTCCAGTGCTTCCATGAACGTGTGCACCCTGCGTGTGGACCCAAACACTTGGGAGATCATGCAACAGGAGAG GCGCCTGCGGCAGCCCGAACACAAGATCCTGCAGCAGCTGAGGAATCGCAGAGACAATGTGTATGTGGTGACGGAGGTGCTACAGACCCAGGAAGAGGTGAAGGTCACCCAAACCCGCAAGAAGGAGGGCTCTGGCCAGTTTGCACTGCCTGGAAACATGTGCCTTCAG GGTGAGAGCCAGGGCCACCTGAGCCGGAAGAATACGGTCACCGTCCCCGCAGGCAGCACCCTTGCATTTCGAGTGGCCCAACTCATCATTGGCTCTGACTGGG ACATACTCTTCTTCCCGGATGAGAAGCAGAGGACCTTCCCACGGACCCCCAAAG GCCACAAACCTCCCCGAGGGGCAGGCAGCTCACTGAAGCAAGCCTTCAGACTCTCCTCCGTGTTAGAGTCCATCCACGACCGCCTCAAGTTCCTGTCAG ATGGGCCACTTGAAGAGTTGGTTGTCACTGAAGACTTCCAGGGCCTGCAGGCAGAGGTGCAGGCTGGCTCTGAGGAACTGGAGCACATGGAAAAGAACCTGAGACAGCAGCTGCTGAGGGCCCTGGGGAGGATCCTGAAGGACTCGCTGGCCCTGCAAGCTTTAGAGTCCTCA CTGGAGCAGGGCCTATGCTATGGCGGGCAAGTGGAGCAGCTGGATGGTCCGGCAGGTGCTGTCCTCGAGTGCCTGGTGCTCCCCTCCAGGATGCCTGTGCCAGAACTTGCCGCCCCTGTCTTCTACTTGTTGGGGGCGCTGACGG TGCTGAGTGAAACGCAGCGTGAGCTGCTGGCTGACTTGCTGGAGACAGGGACCCTGTTGGAGCAGCTCAAGCTG GTGGAGCACCTCTTGCAGCAGAGCTCCCCATGGCAGGAGCAGAAGGCTATTTCCTTGCCCCCTGGGCTCCTTGGGAGTAGCTGGGACAAGGAGGCCCCAGGGTGGACCCTGCTGGAGGAATGTGGCCTGGTGCTGCAGGTGGGCGCCCCCCATGTGTGCTGGGAACCTCAGGCCCAGGGCCCCACGTGTGCGCTCTATGCCTCCCTGACCCTGCTGTCGGGGCTACATCAGGAGCCCCGTTAA
- the Mroh6 gene encoding maestro heat-like repeat-containing protein family member 6 — MAGDMWGLDWGHPMGTLTLTALAEGIRSGQRQPLGPPSTGPQPESQELGSQAELQDQAPINYEAEPGSGTTDPIAGCEPCSPHNAQEPAPEGPQQAFQSSWEEGALSDLALYTAACLEEAGLAGTQATALTLSSALEAHGARLGDQVHALVRGLLAQVPSLAEGRPRRAALRVLSALALEHAQDVVWALLPRSLPPDRAAAELWRSLSRNQRVNGQVLVQLLWALKGAAGPEPEALAATRALGEMLAVSGCVGATRGFYPHLLLALVTQLHELAHGARSPDSPKVWAPSHRGPPHSHASCAVEALKALLTGDGGRMVVTCMEQAGGWRRLVGVHTHLEGVLLLASAMVAHADHHLRGLFADLLPRLRSANAPQRLTAMAFFTGLLQSRPTARLLREDIILERLRTWQGDSEPTVRWLGLLGLGHLALNQGKVRHVGTLLPALLGALGEGDARLVGAALGALRRLLMQRRAPVRLLSRELRLSLPPLLDDARDSVRASAVGLLGTLVRQGQSGLRVGLRGPLRRLILQSLVPLLLRLHDPSRDAAESSEWTLARCDQALRWGLLEEMVTVAHYDSPEALSRVCRRLVQLYPNHLPRFLSQTQGYLRSPQDPLRRAATVLLGFLIYHASPSRVSQELLDSLFQDLGQLRSDPEPAVAAAAHVSAQQVALLTRSQDRRRGPRFLRLPWRRARSVQPAPLYDDSPFQRRSLAGRWGSSGTH, encoded by the exons ATGGCTGGGGACATGTGGGGACTTGACTGGGGGCACCCCATGGGGACCCTAACCCTGACAGCTCTAGCTGAAGGAATACGGTCAGGCCAGAGGCAGCCTCTGGGACCCCCTTCCACAGGCCCTCAGCCTGAGTCCCAGGAGCTTGGATCTCAGGCTGAGCTGCAGGACCAGGCACCCATTAATTATGAAGCTGAGCCTGGAAGTGGGACCACTGACCCCATAGCTGGCTGTGAGCCCTGCTCCCCACACAATGCCCAGGAGCCAGCCCCAGAGGGGCCCCAGCAG GCCTTCCAGAGTTCCTGGGAGGAGGGTGCTCTCTCTGACCTTGCGCTCTACACGGCTGCCTGCTTGGAAGAGGCTGGCTTGGCAGGGACGCAGGCCACAGCACTCACCCTGTCCTCAGCCTTGGAGGCCCATGGGGCACGACTGGGAGACCAG GTGCATGCCCTGGTGCGTGGGCTGCTGGCACAAGTGCCCAGCTTGGCCGAAGGGAGGCCGCGGCGGGCGGCCCTGCGGGTACTGAGCGCACTGGCCCTGGAGCATGCACAGGATGTGGTGTGGGCGCTGCTGCCACGGTCGCTGCCTCCAGATCG GGCAGCGGCAGAACTGTGGCGCAGCCTCAGCCGGAACCAGCGCGTGAACGGACAGGTGCTGGTGCAACTGCTGTGGGCGCTGAAGGGAGCAGCAGGGCCCGAGCCCGAGGCGCTGGCG GCCACGCGGGCTCTTGGGGAGATGTTGGCGGTGTCCGGCTGTGTGGGAGCCACGCGAGGATTTTACCCACACCTGCTGCTTGCGCTGGTCACACAGCTACATGAACTGGCTCACGGGGCACGCTCTCCTGACAGCCCTAAGGTTTGGGCCCCGTCCCACCGAGGGCCACCACACAGCCATGCCAG CTGTGCGGTGGAGGCCTTGAAGGCCCTGCTCACCGGGGATGGTGGTCGCATGGTGGTCACCTGCATGGAGCAAGCGGGAGGCTGGAGGAGACTGGTGGGAGTCCACACCCACCTAGAGGGTGTCCTGCTGCTGGCCAG tgccatggtggcacacgccGACCACCACCTTCGAGGCCTCTTCGCAGATCTGCTTCCCCGGCTACGCAGTGCCAACGCGCCGCAGCGCCTCACCGCTATGGCCTTTTTCACAGGG CTGTTGCAAAGCCGGCCCACCGCACGGCTACTGCGGGAGGACATCATCTTAGAGCGGCTTCGGACCTGGCAGGGCGACTCTGAGCCCACAGTGCGTTGGCTGGGCCTGCTAGGCCTTGGCCACCTGGCCCTGAATCAAGGGAAG GTGCGGCATGTGGGCACGCTGCTGCCGGCACTCTTGGGCGCACTGGGCGAGGGCGACGCGCGGCTCGTGGGTGCAGCGCTGGGTGCACTGCGGAGACTACTGATGCAAAGGCGAGCTCCGGTGCGGCTGCTGAGCCGGGAGCTCCGGCTAAGCCTCCCGCCGCTGCTGGACGAC GCCCGGGACTCGGTCCGCGCCTCGGCTGTCGGGCTCCTGGGGACGTTGGTGCGACAGGGCCAGAGTGGGCTCCGTGTGGGGCTCCGCGGTCCCCTGCGGAGGCTCATCCTACAGAGTCTGGTGCCGCTGCTGTTGCGCCTTCACGACCCCAGTCGGGACGCTGCTGAG AGCTCGGAGTGGACGCTGGCCCGCTGTGACCAGGCTCTTCGCTGGGGCCTGCTGGAGGAGATGGTCACTGTGGCCCACTATGACAGTCCTGAGGCTCTAAGCCGTGTCTGCCGGCGCCTG GTTCAGCTCTACCCCAACCACCTGCCCCGCTTCCTGAGCCAGACCCAGGGCTATCTGCGGAGCCCTCAGGACCCACTGCGGCGCGCTGCCACTGTGCTCCTAG GCTTCCTGATTTATCACGCAAGTCCCAGTCGAGTCAGCCAGGAGCTGTTGGATTCCCTGTTCCAGG accTAGGGCAGCTGCGAAGCGACCCCGAGCCGGCGGTGGCCGCGGCGGCGCACGTGTCTGCCCAGCAGGTGGCGCTGCTGACCCGTTCGCAGGACCGACGGCGCGGTCCTCGCTTCCTGCGCCTCCCTTGGCGTCGCGCCCGCTCAGTTCAGCCCGCGCCTCTCTACGACGACAGCCCGTTCCAGCGTAGGAGCCTCGCAGGCCGCTGGGGCAGCTCGGGAACCCACTGA